The DNA sequence AGGTCCTGATCTATCAAGTACCACAAGCTCATCTGCCAATTCACAAACCTAGAAACCCACCCTGAAGCAAACAAGTCCCAGCTAAGAAGGTGCTCAAATGGCGTCCCAGCTGGTTGAGAGCCACCGTGCCGGCGCCGAGGTCCACAAGGGGAACGATATCTGCAAGAAGAAGACCATCGAGCTTCTCGAAGAGCTTGACCTCCCGAAAGGCCTCTTTCCTATGGATGACATCGAGGAGGTCGGGCACAACTGTGAGAGTGGGTTTGTGTGGAtgcttcagaagaagaagaacgagcacaTGTTCAACAAGCTCAACCAGACCGTCTCCTACGACACTGAGGTGACCGCTTTTGTGGAGAAGGGCAAGATGAAGAAGGTCACCGGGGTCAAGGTCGAGGACCTATACTCTTTGGTCGAGGTCTATGTGGATGAGTCTTCTGCTGATAAGGTTACCATCAAGACTGACACCGGTCTGTCTGAAACCCATGATGCGCCCGTGTTTGCTGTTGGGGAATAGGATGCTACTAGTTGAAAAGGCCAGAAAAATAAAGTCAGTGAATGGTTCGGCATTGCAGTTCACATGTTATGCACAAGTATATGTTTCCGTTTTCTTTGTAATCTAATAAAGGGTGTTGCATGAATGTTGCTTCCTTTCCGCCCATGTTATGCAGAAATTTATGTTTCCATTTTCATTGTAATGTATAGAGGATGTTGCATGAATGTTGCTTCCTTTCAGCATGTAAGCGTTCGTCAAATGTAATGAATAACGCTTATACCG is a window from the Triticum aestivum cultivar Chinese Spring unplaced genomic scaffold, IWGSC CS RefSeq v2.1 scaffold15063, whole genome shotgun sequence genome containing:
- the LOC123177294 gene encoding uncharacterized protein — translated: MASQLVESHRAGAEVHKGNDICKKKTIELLEELDLPKGLFPMDDIEEVGHNCESGFVWMLQKKKNEHMFNKLNQTVSYDTEVTAFVEKGKMKKVTGVKVEDLYSLVEVYVDESSADKVTIKTDTGLSETHDAPVFAVGE